In Candidatus Effluviviaceae Genus V sp., a single genomic region encodes these proteins:
- a CDS encoding response regulator — translation MDPSKLRILIVDDQESVRELLSAVLTEDGHEVDCAHDGETGVRTVGEGFHDVVLLDIRMPKLDGVEALREIKEQSPGTAVIMMTAYASVETAVTTMKLGAFDYVTKPIDIDEVRAAIQRFTERSDDETPDEPDAEAGDDIVGVSRAWRETLDTAHRAAESDATILLLGESGTGKEVLAHEIHRASPRSSKPFVAVNCSAIPEGLLESELFGHERGAFTGAVKQKRGRFELADGGTAFLDEIGDMSEGLQAKLLRFLQDRTFQRVGGSRPMTVDVRVIAATNRDLEQDIRDGRFREDLFFRLNVVTITAPPLRERVDDIPPLVEHFLGAHAPRGSKPKKVSPKAMRTIMAYDWPGNVRELENAVQRAIVLSRGETIFPEHLPARVRAAAGGEGREDPATGRTMREVERDAIVRTLRETDGNRTHAAKILGISRRTLQNKIKEYDIDL, via the coding sequence ATGGACCCCTCGAAGCTCCGCATCCTCATCGTCGACGACCAGGAGAGCGTCCGCGAGCTCCTGAGCGCGGTGCTGACCGAGGACGGACACGAGGTCGACTGTGCTCACGACGGTGAGACAGGCGTCCGCACGGTGGGCGAGGGGTTCCACGACGTCGTCCTTCTTGACATCCGCATGCCTAAGCTCGACGGCGTCGAGGCCCTTCGGGAGATCAAGGAGCAAAGTCCCGGGACGGCCGTCATCATGATGACCGCCTACGCGTCCGTCGAGACCGCCGTGACGACGATGAAACTCGGGGCGTTCGATTACGTGACCAAGCCGATCGACATCGATGAGGTCCGGGCGGCTATCCAGCGGTTCACGGAGCGGTCGGACGATGAGACGCCCGATGAGCCCGATGCGGAGGCCGGGGACGACATCGTCGGTGTGAGCCGGGCCTGGCGGGAGACGCTCGACACCGCTCACCGAGCGGCCGAGTCGGACGCGACGATCCTCCTTCTTGGCGAGAGCGGCACCGGCAAGGAGGTCCTCGCCCACGAGATCCACCGGGCGAGTCCCCGCAGCTCAAAGCCGTTCGTCGCCGTCAACTGCTCCGCCATCCCCGAGGGGCTCCTCGAGAGCGAGCTCTTCGGGCACGAGAGGGGGGCGTTCACGGGGGCCGTGAAGCAGAAGCGCGGCCGCTTCGAACTCGCGGACGGGGGCACGGCCTTCCTCGATGAGATCGGCGACATGTCGGAAGGTCTTCAGGCGAAGCTCCTCCGGTTCCTTCAGGACCGGACGTTTCAGCGTGTCGGCGGCTCGAGGCCGATGACGGTCGACGTCCGCGTCATCGCCGCGACCAACCGTGACCTCGAGCAGGACATCCGGGACGGCCGGTTCCGCGAGGATCTCTTCTTCAGATTGAACGTCGTGACCATCACGGCGCCACCTCTGAGAGAGCGTGTCGACGACATCCCGCCGCTCGTTGAGCACTTCCTCGGCGCGCACGCGCCGCGCGGCTCGAAGCCGAAAAAGGTCTCGCCGAAAGCCATGCGGACGATCATGGCCTACGACTGGCCGGGCAACGTGCGCGAGCTCGAGAACGCCGTCCAGCGGGCGATCGTTCTGTCCCGCGGGGAGACGATCTTCCCGGAGCACCTGCCCGCGCGTGTGCGGGCCGCGGCCGGGGGCGAGGGACGCGAGGATCCGGCAACCGGGAGGACGATGCGGGAGGTCGAGCGCGACGCCATCGTCAGAACGCTCCGGGAGACCGACGGCAACCGAACGCACGCCGCGAAGATCCTCGGCATCTCGAGACGGACCCTCCAGAACAAGATCAAGGAGTACGACATCGACCTCTAG
- a CDS encoding periplasmic heavy metal sensor, whose amino-acid sequence MRRRRFLTIAAIAALVIGLVSTVAVAQSGGRPGRGMAHPAQGMRRGGPVFTEEQKEEIKEIHERYEEERVELANRASVLRLEMVELLGEDEIDFADVEEKIEEVHAIQLERAKLRLRIHMEVRPLLTDDQRELFDRGLARLGDRMQGGARGRGMRGGRMGMHGGRGMHPRCGMGGGMMGGPGGGAPRWMRPDDMEDDD is encoded by the coding sequence ATGAGACGCAGGAGGTTCCTCACGATCGCAGCGATCGCCGCTCTGGTCATTGGTCTCGTGAGCACCGTGGCCGTGGCGCAGTCCGGCGGCCGCCCGGGCCGCGGCATGGCGCATCCCGCGCAGGGTATGCGGCGCGGCGGTCCCGTGTTCACCGAGGAGCAGAAGGAGGAGATCAAGGAGATCCACGAGAGGTACGAGGAGGAGAGGGTCGAGCTCGCGAACAGGGCGAGCGTGCTCCGTCTCGAGATGGTGGAGCTTCTGGGCGAGGACGAGATCGACTTCGCCGATGTCGAGGAGAAGATCGAGGAGGTCCACGCGATCCAGCTCGAGCGCGCGAAACTCCGTCTCCGTATCCACATGGAGGTCCGCCCGCTCCTCACCGACGACCAGCGTGAGCTCTTCGACCGCGGTCTCGCCCGCCTGGGCGACCGCATGCAGGGCGGCGCCCGCGGCAGAGGCATGCGTGGCGGCCGCATGGGCATGCATGGCGGACGCGGCATGCATCCCCGCTGCGGCATGGGCGGGGGCATGATGGGTGGTCCAGGCGGTGGCGCACCCCGCTGGATGCGGCCCGACGACATGGAGGACGACGACTAG
- a CDS encoding efflux RND transporter periplasmic adaptor subunit, which yields MKRILIIAAVIVVALVAVWGFTRGGDGAAASEYEFAEVERDDLEDIISATGTLSAVGTVEVGTQVSGTLSDIFVDFNDQVTKGQVLALIDTTFLAASVKDSRANLMRAEAQLALTETQFARTRDLYERDLVSEADYEDAAASLAAAQASVLSAEAALDRARTNLDYAVITSPISGTVIERSVEPGQTVAASLSAPVLFIIAEDLAEMEIHVLVDESDIGSVEVGQQVRFTVDAYYEKDFWGEVRQVRLQPQTVQNVVNYTVVVDAPNDEGLLLPGMTATADFLLQYREDVLLVPNAALRFTPTMEMYQELRESMGEKRQPAKSGGQEGRTASGGVDGKEAVGAGGAERSHGAHGDGSSHGAQGGRGGMNPMVRMFAAAGIDKERGAVLWYLDAEGNLSIAPIEKGASDGMRTEIVKGADVQDGMKVITSVVESEENEGGSRNPLSGRFGRKRD from the coding sequence ATGAAGAGAATCCTGATCATCGCGGCGGTGATCGTCGTCGCGCTCGTTGCCGTCTGGGGCTTCACGCGAGGGGGCGACGGCGCGGCCGCGAGCGAGTACGAGTTCGCCGAGGTCGAGCGCGACGACCTCGAGGACATCATCTCCGCGACCGGAACGCTCTCGGCCGTCGGGACGGTCGAGGTCGGCACGCAGGTGTCAGGAACGCTCTCCGACATCTTCGTCGACTTCAATGACCAGGTGACGAAGGGGCAGGTGCTGGCGCTCATCGACACGACTTTCCTGGCGGCCTCCGTAAAGGACTCCCGGGCGAACCTGATGAGAGCCGAGGCCCAGCTCGCCCTCACAGAGACGCAGTTCGCACGGACGAGGGACCTCTACGAGAGAGACCTCGTCAGCGAGGCCGACTACGAGGATGCGGCCGCGTCGCTGGCGGCCGCACAGGCTTCCGTTCTCTCCGCTGAGGCTGCGCTCGACCGCGCGCGGACCAACCTCGACTACGCGGTGATCACGTCGCCCATCAGCGGCACCGTCATCGAGCGGAGCGTGGAGCCCGGGCAGACGGTCGCGGCCAGTCTGTCGGCCCCCGTGCTGTTCATCATCGCCGAGGACCTCGCGGAGATGGAGATCCACGTCCTCGTGGACGAGAGCGACATCGGCTCGGTCGAGGTCGGCCAGCAGGTCCGTTTCACGGTCGATGCCTACTACGAGAAGGACTTCTGGGGCGAGGTCCGACAGGTCAGACTGCAGCCTCAAACCGTCCAGAACGTCGTCAACTACACAGTCGTTGTCGACGCCCCGAACGACGAGGGACTCCTGCTTCCCGGCATGACAGCGACGGCCGACTTCCTGCTGCAGTACCGTGAGGACGTTCTCCTCGTACCGAACGCCGCTCTCAGGTTCACGCCGACCATGGAGATGTATCAGGAACTCCGCGAGTCGATGGGTGAGAAGAGGCAGCCGGCGAAGAGTGGCGGCCAGGAAGGGCGGACCGCATCGGGCGGAGTCGACGGCAAGGAAGCCGTTGGCGCGGGTGGTGCCGAGCGTTCGCACGGCGCGCACGGTGACGGGAGCTCGCACGGCGCGCAGGGCGGCAGGGGAGGCATGAACCCGATGGTCCGCATGTTCGCGGCCGCTGGGATCGACAAGGAGCGGGGCGCGGTGCTCTGGTACCTCGACGCCGAGGGGAACCTCTCCATCGCTCCAATAGAGAAGGGTGCCTCCGACGGCATGAGGACCGAGATCGTCAAGGGCGCCGATGTCCAGGACGGCATGAAGGTCATCACGTCCGTCGTCGAGTCCGAGGAGAACGAGGGCGGCAGCCGGAACCCGCTTTCCGGCCGGTTCGGAAGGAAGCGCGACTAG
- a CDS encoding PAS domain-containing protein gives MGTSAPATSLLMEVHARPMARRRSSHTPVISIVVGILILAVVLTVVSFRDIERGRAQVSSMLEHQARGVLAFIGADLRAGLSAGEWDPERFSRLFEDAASRPQIAFVGLLAADGRVLAHSDSELVGGVLESGIEPTALFPGQRLKGTRITYDGRSAYSYAAIVEVVPRELCDPASRWRMPGHPRRRRHTCSPEEAAARLSELLGRDVGPDSAVRLIGVIALESSSLESTFLASRNHTIMTALVLLAVGAVAIYFLFIVSHYRSVRSALESMRTYTTNVIESMASGLLSVDADGRVVTVNGKARRMLGLASDPRGRPVSEILRLEPESADRALGTAIAGARDELETEATVTTPDRGVPVALSASTLRDEDGRRSGAVVLFQDLSEVEDLKDRVKRERHLASLGRLAAGVAHEVRNPLSSLKGFAQFLRSRFVPGSREERYADIMIEEVERLDRVVQELLDFARPVEPDRTAVSPNAVVEDALALLSEDAAFGDITIERRLDDGAPDVLVDAQQLRQALLNVFLNGIEAMESGGRLTVETQSVGEGDRVAIRVSDTGPGLTDEELAKLFEPFYTTKDSGTGLGLTIVSRVLEQNDGSIVATSEKGSGTTFTIELPAARREE, from the coding sequence CGCTCCTCGCACACGCCGGTCATCTCGATCGTCGTCGGCATCCTCATCCTCGCCGTCGTCCTGACGGTCGTTTCGTTCCGTGATATCGAGCGCGGTCGCGCTCAGGTCTCCTCGATGCTCGAGCACCAGGCCAGAGGTGTCCTGGCGTTCATCGGCGCCGATCTCAGGGCCGGGCTCTCCGCCGGGGAATGGGATCCGGAGCGGTTCTCGCGGCTCTTCGAGGACGCCGCCTCCCGCCCCCAGATCGCATTCGTCGGGCTCCTGGCTGCCGACGGACGCGTCCTGGCACACAGCGACTCGGAGCTGGTGGGCGGGGTGCTCGAGAGCGGGATCGAACCGACGGCGCTCTTCCCGGGGCAGCGCCTGAAGGGCACACGGATCACGTACGACGGGCGGTCGGCGTACAGCTACGCGGCGATCGTCGAGGTGGTGCCGCGCGAGCTCTGTGATCCGGCCTCGCGCTGGCGCATGCCGGGACACCCGCGGCGCAGGCGTCACACCTGTTCACCAGAGGAAGCCGCGGCTCGCCTGTCGGAGCTTCTGGGCCGGGACGTCGGCCCGGACTCAGCCGTCCGGCTGATCGGCGTCATCGCACTCGAGTCGTCGAGCCTCGAGTCCACCTTTCTCGCCAGCAGGAACCACACGATCATGACAGCGCTCGTGCTGCTGGCGGTCGGCGCCGTGGCGATCTACTTCCTGTTCATCGTCTCGCACTACCGGTCGGTCCGCTCGGCGCTCGAGTCCATGCGGACGTACACGACGAACGTCATCGAGAGCATGGCCAGCGGGCTGCTGTCGGTCGATGCCGACGGCCGAGTCGTGACGGTCAACGGGAAGGCGCGCAGGATGCTCGGGCTCGCCTCCGATCCCAGGGGTCGGCCCGTCTCCGAGATCCTCAGACTTGAGCCGGAGAGCGCCGACCGGGCGCTGGGGACGGCGATCGCGGGGGCCCGCGATGAGCTGGAGACCGAGGCGACGGTCACGACGCCGGACAGAGGAGTTCCCGTGGCTCTGTCGGCCTCGACGCTCAGGGACGAGGACGGCAGGCGTTCCGGCGCCGTGGTGCTCTTCCAGGACCTCTCCGAGGTTGAGGATCTCAAGGATCGCGTGAAGAGAGAACGCCACCTGGCGTCGCTCGGCCGTCTCGCCGCCGGCGTAGCCCACGAGGTCAGGAACCCCCTGAGTTCCCTGAAGGGGTTCGCCCAGTTCCTGAGGAGCCGGTTCGTCCCCGGCTCCAGGGAGGAGCGCTACGCCGACATCATGATCGAGGAGGTCGAGCGGCTCGACCGCGTCGTTCAGGAGCTTCTCGACTTCGCCCGGCCCGTGGAGCCCGATCGGACGGCGGTCTCCCCGAACGCCGTGGTCGAGGACGCGCTCGCCCTTCTCTCGGAGGACGCCGCGTTCGGAGACATCACGATCGAACGACGCCTCGACGACGGAGCGCCCGATGTCCTCGTCGATGCTCAGCAGCTTCGGCAGGCTCTCCTCAATGTCTTCCTCAACGGCATCGAGGCCATGGAGAGCGGCGGACGCCTCACGGTCGAGACCCAGTCTGTCGGTGAAGGTGACCGCGTGGCCATCAGGGTCTCGGACACCGGCCCGGGCCTGACTGACGAAGAGCTGGCCAAGCTCTTCGAGCCGTTCTACACGACCAAGGATTCCGGTACCGGTCTCGGCCTGACTATCGTCTCGCGCGTCCTCGAACAGAACGACGGCTCGATCGTCGCGACGAGCGAGAAGGGCTCCGGAACGACCTTCACGATCGAGCTGCCCGCCGCCCGCAGGGAGGAGTAG